One Fusarium falciforme chromosome 1, complete sequence genomic window carries:
- a CDS encoding BAH domain-containing protein: MSNRKRSRSIAEENRAECPFTIGYANGPSRAEQERHKNKKRKRGEGQDDDKRVQIQISPFSPTGSFKTHDTMDLYYTVEPSKRWQDMTRYNSFVLNGIKYYSEGFVFVANEATIERQRAAGTLGSVGPLKKSDDDWVARILEIRAADEHHVYARVYWMYWPDELPSGTLDGKKTVQGRQPYHGQNELIASNHMDVINVVSVTQPATVNQWIESDDEEIQDALYWRQAYDCRNSQLSSVDLMCKCQTPANPDKTLIGCTSSECGKWMHRECLSHDVLMQVFERLGTTKPHRTEGTIVKEEKSSEEATRPLSPTDAEEKETQPTIDVRSGETQDNVHVKKGTRETPRNTDTPTPGPTPSRTTTASAKGSAKKGRKKKSMDYKPYQGLFEATLKMNEGPTVWEIRDLRENVTGGEKLWTEKAYCLLCGVVID; the protein is encoded by the exons ATGAGCAATCGAAAGCGATCGCGCTCCATCGCGGAGGAGAATCGCGCAGAATGCCCTTTTACCATCGGGTACGCGAACGGCCCGTCACGCGCCGAGCAGGAGCGACATAAGAATAAGAAGCGGAAGCGCGGCGAAGGTCAAGATGACGACAAGCGGGTTCAAATTCAGATCTCGCCCTTCTCGCCTACCGGCAGCTTCAAGACCCACGACACCATGGATCTCTACTACACCGTCGAGCCTTCTAAGCGATGGCAAGACATGACGCGCTACAATAGTTTCGTCC TAAATGGCATCAAATACTACAGCGAGGGCTTCGTCTTTGTGGCCAACGAGGCCACTATCGAGCGACAGCGTGCCGCCGGCACCCTGGGAAGTGTCGGTCCTCTCAAGAAATCTGACGATGACTGGGTGGCGCGCATCCTTGAGATCCGAGCTGCCGACGAGCACCATGTTTACGCGCGCGTTTACTGGATGTATTGGCCCGACGAGCTCCCTTCCGGAACTCTGGATGGCAAAAAGACGGTCCAGGGTCGCCAACCCTACCACGGCCAGAACGAGCTGATCGCATCAAACCACA TGGATGTAATCAATGTTGTTAGCGTTACACAACCCGCAACGGTCAACCAATGGATCGAgtcggatgatgaggagatcCAAGACGCGTTGTATTGGCGTCAAGCATACGACTGCCGCAACTCGCAGCTCTCG TCTGTTGATCTTATGTGCAAATGCCAAACACCCGCGAACCCCGACAAGACCTTGATAGGATGCACGAGCTCTGAGTGTGGAAAGTGGATGCATCGCGAGTGTCTGAGCCACGATGTCCTCATGCAGGTTTTCGAACGCCTGGGTACAACTAAGCCTCACCGAACCGAAGGAACGATTGTCAAGGAGGAAAAGTCCAGTGAGGAGGCCACGCGCCCTCTGTCGCCGACCGACgccgaagagaaggagaccCAACCAACAATCGATGTTCGCTCTGGGGAGACTCAGGACAACGTCCATGTGAAAAAGGGAACCCGAGAAACCCCTCGAAACACGGATACACCAACCCCCGGGCCGACACCTTCGAGAACGACCACTGCATCGGCCAAGGGATCTGCCAAGAAGggccgcaagaagaagagcatggACTACAAGCCGTATCAAGGACTTTTCGAGGCGACGCTCAAGATGAACGAGGGACCTACAGTCTGGGAAATCCGTGATCTTCGCGAGAACGTTACGGGCGGCGAAAAGTTGTGGACTGAGAAGGCCTACTGTCTCTTGTGCGGTGTTGTCATTGATTGA